Proteins from a genomic interval of Equus quagga isolate Etosha38 chromosome 13, UCLA_HA_Equagga_1.0, whole genome shotgun sequence:
- the NOL3 gene encoding nucleolar protein 3, producing the protein MGNAQERPSETIDRERKRLVETLQADSGLLLDALLARGVLTGPEYEALDALPDAERRVRRLLLVVQSKGEAACQELLLCAQRTTRAPDPTWDWQHVGTGYRERSYDPPCPGHWTPEAAGSGTLCPGLPRASERDETGGPEGSEAVQCGALEEPEPELEAEPSEEAEPELELQMDPEPEPEPEPELEPEPDFEEGDESEDS; encoded by the exons ATGGGCAACGCGCAGGAGAGGCCGTCAGAGACGATCGACCGCGAGCGGAAACGCCTGGTAGAGACGCTCCAGGCCGACTCGGGGCTGCTGCTGGATGCGCTGCTGGCGCGGGGCGTGCTCACCGGGCCCGAGTACGAGGCGTTGGACGCGCTGCCTGATGCCGAGCGCAGGGTGCGCCGCCTGCTGCTCGTCGTGCAGAGCAAGGGCGAGGCAGCCTGCCAGGAGCTGCTGCTCTGCGCCCAGCGTACCACGCGCGCGCCGGACCCCACCTGGGACTGGCAGCACGTGGGCACTG gctaCCGGGAGCGCAGCTATGACCCTCCTTGCCCAGGCCACTGGACGCCTGAGGCAGCCGGCTCGGGAACCTTATGTCCCGGACTGCCCAGAGCTTCAGAACGCGACGAAACTGGGGGTCCTGAGGGCTCCGAGGCAGTGCAATGCGGCGCTCTCGAGGAGCCCGAGCCAGAGCTGGAAGCTGAGCCCTCTGAAGAAGCTGAGCCAGAGTTGGAACTCCAAATGGATCCGGAACCAGAGCCCGAGCCCGAGCCCGAACTGGAGCCAGAGCCGGACTTCGAGGAGGGGGACGAGTCTGAAG ATTCCTGA
- the HSF4 gene encoding heat shock factor protein 4 — translation MQEAPAALPTEPGPSPVPAFLGKLWALVGDPGTDHLIRWSPSGTSFLVSDQSRFAKEVLPQYFKHSNMASFVRQLNMYGFRKVVSIEQGGLLRPERDHVEFQHPSFVRGREQLLERVRRKVPALRGDDGRWRPEDLGRLLGEVQALRGVQESTEARLRELRQQNEILWREVMTLRQSHGQQHRVIGKLIQCLFGPLQAGSSSAGAKRKLSLMLDEGSSCPTPAKFNACPLPGALLQDPYFIQSPLPETTLGLSSPHRARGPIISDIPEDSPSPEGTRLSPSSGGRREKGLALLKEEPASPGGEGEAGLALAPNECDFCVTAPPPLPVAVVQAILEGKGNFSPEGPRNAQQPEPRGPREVPDRGPLGLERGARSPESLLPPMLLRAPPETVEPAGPLDVLGPSLQGREWTLMDLDMELSLMQPLVPEKGETELAVKGLNSPGPGKDSTLGAPLLLDVQAALGGPALGLPGALTVYSTPESRASYLGPGANPSP, via the exons ATGCAGGAAGCGCCAGCCGCGCTGCCCACGGAGCCGGGCCCCAGCCCCGTGCCTGCCTTCCTCGGCAAGCTGTGGGCGCTGGTGGGAGACCCGGGCACCGACCACCTGATCCGCTGGAGCCCG AGCGGGACCAGTTTCCTCGTAAGCGACCAGAGCCGCTTCGCAAAGGAGGTGCTGCCCCAATACTTCAAGCACAGCAACATGGCGAGCTTCGTGCGGCAACTCAACATGT ATGGTTTTCGGAAAGTGGTGAGCATCGAGCAGGGCGGCCTGCTCAGGCCGGAGCGCGACCACGTCGAGTTCCAGCATCCGAGCTTCGTGCGCGGCCGCGAGCAACTACTGGAACGCGTGCGGCGCAAG GTGCCTGCGCTGCGCGGCGACGACGGCCGCTGGCGCCCCGAGGACCTGGGCCGGCTGCTGGGCGAGGTGCAGGCTTTGCGGGGAGTGCAGGAGAGCACCGAGGCGCGGCTGCGGGAGCTCAGGCA GCAGAACGAGATCCTCTGGAGGGAGGTGATGACGCTGCGGCAGAGCCATGGTCAGCAACACCGGGTCATTGGCAAG CTGATCCAGTGCCTCTTTGGGCCACTTCAGGCGGGGTCCAGCAGCGCAGGAGCTAAGAGAAAGCT GTCTCTGATGCTGGATGAGGGGAGCTCATGCCCAACACCAGCCAAATTCAACGCCTGCCCCCTACCTGGTGCCCTCCTGCAGGACCCCTACTTTATCCAGTCG CCCCTCCCAGAGACCACCTTGGGCCTCAGCAGCCCTCACAGGGCCAGGGGCCCCATCATCTCTGACATCCCAGAAGACTCTCCATCCCCTGAAGGGACCAGGCTTTCTCCCTCCAGTGGTGGCAGGAG GGAGAAGGGCCTGGCACTGCTCAAAGAAGAGCCGGCCAGCCCAGGGGGGGAAGGCGAGGCCGGGCTGGCCCTGGCCCCAAACGAGTGTGACTTCTGCGTGACAGCCCCCCCACCACTGCCTGTGGCTGTGGTGCAGGCCATCCTGGAGGGGAAAGGGAACTTCAGCCCTGAGGGGCCCAGGAACGCCCAACAGCCTGAACCAAGGGGTCCCAGGGAGGTACCTGACAG GGGGCCTCTGGGCCTGGAGAGGGGGGCCCGGAGCCCAGAGAGTCTGCTGCCTCCAATGCTACTTCGAGCTCCCCCTGAAACTGTGGAGCCTGCAGGGCCCCTGGAT GTGCTGGGCCCCAGCCTCCAAGGGCGGGAATGGACCCTGATGGACTTGGACATGGAGCTGTCGCTG ATGCAGCCCTTGGTTCCAGAGAAGGGTGAGACAGAGCTGGCAGTCAAGGGGTTAAATTCTCCAGGCCCAG GGAAGGACTCCACGCTGGGGGCACCACTCCTGTTGGACGTCCAAGCGGCTTTGggaggcccagccctgggcctgcctGGAGCTTTAACTGTTTACAGCACCCCTGAGAGCCGAGCTTCCTACCTGGGCCCAGGGGCCAATCCCTCCCCGTGA
- the MATCAP1 gene encoding microtubule-associated tyrosine carboxypeptidase 1: MVLDSGAQVYEQAPPSPPASPASLGHRLKPSDQDGRLLYPWPRSLALPLALSVPSALRPRPELQPFSELHLGHRGHMRRSESTYTVNSTGRRGGSTQGRAPPRRGQDPGRGTLRSAASLPHIAKTRKDAGRGARRSPCMLVALRPTNMDRERDKFFQSHYTYNPQFEYQEPMPTAVLEKYCEASGQFIHQAVGIIEAVLEKFGTYEHFEAATGGQLLTKCQIWSIVRKYMQKEGCVGEVVVQLSEDLLSQAVMMVENSRPTLAINLTGARQYWLEGMLRHEIGTHYLRGVNNARQPWHSAEGRLQYGLRPANPTEEGLASLHSVLFRKQPFLWRAALLYYTIHRAARMSFRQLFQDLARYVQDADVRWEYCVRAKRGQTDTSLPGCFSKDQVYLDGIVRILRHRQTIDFPLLTSLGKVSYEDVDHLRPHGVLDNTRVPHFMQDLARYQQQLEHIMATNRLDEAELGRLLPD, encoded by the exons ATGGTGCTGGACTCAGGGGCTCAGGTGTATGAGCAGGCACCCCCCAGCCCACCAGCCAGTCCCGCATCCTTGGGACATAGGCTGAAGCCCTCAGACCAAGATGGGAGACTGCTGTACCCCTGGCCTCGGTCCCTGGCCTTGCCCCTGGCTCTATCAGTCCCCTCAGCCCTGCGGCCCCGGCCTGAGCTGCAGCCCTTCTCAGAGCTGCACTTGGGCCACCGTGGCCACATGCGTCGCAGTGAGAGCACCTACACCGTAAATAGTACTGGCCGGCGGGGGGGCAGCACCCAGGGTCGGGCCCCACCTagacggggacaggacccaggtaGGGGCACCCTGCGGTCTGCAGCCTCTCTGCCTCACATTGCTAAGACTCGAAAAGATGCAGGCCGTGGTGCCAGAAGGAGCCCCTGCATGTTGGTGGCCCTGCGGCCAACCAACATGGACCGTGAGCGGGACAAGTTCTTCCAGTCCCATTACACCTACAACCCACAGTTCGAGTACCAGGAGCCCATGCCCACGGCTGTGCTGGAGAAGTACTGTGAGGCTTCTGGACAGTTCATCCATCAG GCCGTTGGCATCATCGAGGCTGTCCTGGAGAAGTTTGGTACCTATGAACACTTTGAGGCTGCGACTGGGGGCCAGCTGCTGACCAAGTGCCAGATCTGGTCCATTGTGCGCAAATACATGCAGAAGGAGGGCTGCGTCGGGGAG GTTGTGGTGCAGCTGAGTGAGGACCTGCTGTCCCAGGCAGTGATGATGGTGGAGAACAGTCGACCAACACTGGCCATCAACCTGACCGGAGCCCGCCAGTATTGGCTGGAGGGCATGCTACGGCATGAGATAG gcaCCCACTACCTGCGGGGCGTGAACAACGCGCGGCAGCCCTGGCACAGCGCCGAGGGCCGCCTGCAGTACGGGCTGCGGCCGGCGAACCCCACCGAGGAGGGCCTGGCCAGCCTGCACAGCGTGCTGTTCCGGAAGCAGCCCTTCCTCTGGCGCGCTGCGCTGCTCTACTACACCATCCACCGAGCCGCGCGCATGTCCTTCCGCCAGCTCTTCCAGGACCTGGCGCGCTACGTGCAGGACGCTGACGTGCGCTGGGAGTACTGCGTGCGCGCCAAGCGCGGCCAGACCGATACCTCGCTGCCAG GCTGCTTCAGCAAGGACCAGGTGTACCTGGACGGCATCGTGCGCATTCTGCGGCACCGCCAGACCATTGATTTCCCACTGCTGACCTCTCTGGGCAAG GTGTCCTATGAGGATGTTGACCACCTGCGGCCCCATGGGGTGCTGGACAATACCCGGGTGCCCCACTTCATGCAGGACTTGGCACGCTATCAGCAGCAGCTGGAACACATCATGGCCACCAACCGGCTGGATGAGGCGGAGCTGGGCCGCCTTCTGCCTGACTGA